The genomic stretch GCACGCTGAACATCTACAACTTCCCCTTCGACGTCCAGAAATGCAGCCTGACCTTCCAGAGCTGGCTCCACACCAGTAAGATGTTCACTTCTGCACAGCAAGAACtctaaatcctaccaagtctatttgtcttattattagtcaaaatgtctcatcccacttgatttaagataaattcacttaaccctcctgctgtcttcatttatcggcaccaaaaaatattgtttccttgtctgaaaaaaatccaaaaattcagcaaaaaaattccccaaaccTTCCGGAAGAAAATttcagtaattccttaaaagtttcccttaaaagttttatttaaaaaaactatcccccaaatttggcaagaaaattcttgtaaatattctcaaaaaatgagtaaaaatcttccaaaaaatcctaaaagtatctaaagtgactccatatatatcagtaaaacttctaatattttctttaagaacattcaaaaaaaaaaaaatcaaccaaaatccagtgaaatttgctggattttggttgatttttctgtgaatgttcttaagaaacatttttaacatttctttttttccaccaaaaaatgttcaaagatttcccaaaactgttgaaaatgtggacatcagaaatttcactgtgaaaatatttttttcccacattttcaaactttaaaacgggtcaatttgacctgcggGACGACATAAGGGTTAATGCATCTTATGATGTGTAATCCTGAGAATGTCAGATAAACACAGGTTGTCTGCTTTAAATTAATCCtcaataaaagataaatattaAGCAAATTTGTTtctcaaaaatttaaaaaaaaatccttattttGCAGCTACTCAGGCTTTcagatttttgaacattaattGTCATGAGACTAAATAAAAAGCCTGCAGGTGGATAAACATGGTCTTAAGCTGCATTTTGCACtaaaaatgaatcaattaaGTGCATTCAGAGTGCAGCAAACGGACAGAAAAGCCCTGAATCTGATCGATCCTGAGGCTTGCTGTGTTCGGTGCTTCCATCGGCTCTCCTGCTGAGACTCAGGTGAAGGCCGAGCGGTTGCCATGGCCGGTTCATGCTGCTCTCAGCGCTCCGTTCCATTTGCAGTCGATGACATCAACATCACCCTGATGAGAAGCCCTGAAGAGCTGAGGGAGGACAAGAGCGTCTTCATGAACCAGGGCGAGTGGGAGCTGCTCCACATCCTGTCCAACTACAAGATCTTCAGCGTGGACGACGACGACTACTACGCCGAGATGAAGTTCCACGTGAGTGCATGGATCTATGAGGACGTGCACGTCGCAAATGAGTGCATGTAGACAGCATGTATGTAGATGCAtgtaaaaatatctttaatcctcctgtcatcctgcgggtcaaagcgaatttcactggattttggttgatgtttaggtgaatgttcttaaagaaaatattacaagttttactgatatatatgtaatcactttagatatttttaggattttttggaagatttttactcattttttgaaaatatttacaagaattttcttgccaaatttgggggatttttaaaaaataaaacttttaagggaaacttttaaggaattattggaattttcttacggaagattttgcaaattttcagaaatttggagaatttttttttgccgaatttttggatttttttccagacaaggaaacaatatttttttggtgccgcTCCTAAATGAATGTACAGGAAACACTGGTGTTGTTACacttattgtgttttattggtaaaaagttcttcttcttttcatttttatctttttattcttGGTCTGTATGgactttcagtgtttttctgtcattgaaaatgtgaaatatgatgCCTTTAAACAGCAACGTTTCACTTTGAGCACATCTGGAGTGATGATCTGCTGTTTCTACTGCTTTGATTAAACCTACAAGACTAAACGAGCTAATTATCAACAGTCTCAGGACAGAAACGGGCTGAATTAAGCACACCTGCGTGAGTTTTACTACCTTAAACTCCGTCTCCCAGGTGGTGATCCGGCGGCGGCCGTTGTTCTACACGGTGAACCTGCTGCTGCCCAGCATCTTCCTGATGGTGATGGACGTGATGGGCTTCTACCTGCCTCCAGACAGCGGAGAGAGGGTTTCTTTTAAGATCACTCTGCTGCTCGGATACTCCGTCTTCCTCATCATCGTATCGGACACCCTGCCTGCCACCGCCATAGGAACTCCTCTGATAGGTGATCAGCTCAGGAGCAGCAGAACCCCGGAAAAGCCACTGCTGCacaaatacaacatcagcttgatgtttttattattgttttccattatttaaatacatatatatatatttatataatatataattattttttcaatatttgggtgtctgtatatgtatatagagttattcattttttgttttattaatttatttttggcaaatttttttctatctatatttggtttatttgtatgtatgtatatataataaatcagctaaaatgacatatgtatatatatatatatatatatatatatatatatatatatatatatatatatatatatatgtatgtgcatcatattatatatatatacacacacacacacacatatagatacatacatatatacatatgtacatatacatagTTTTactttagataatttttttttccacatttgggTCTGACAGGGTTAAAACATTTtgcaaactgtttttatttgtctttaagTTAACGTGGAGATCAAGTAAAGCTGCTGAACTCTCGTCTCCAGATGAATGAGGGTGAAAGCAGCATCCACTGGGTGTCAGCTGCACGTTAACGGTTCACTCcatctcacctgtctgtctcctaCAGGTGTGTACTTTGTGGTGTGCATGGCCCTCCTGGTGATCAGCCTGACAGAAACGGTGCTGATCGTACGTCTGGTCCACAAGCAGGACCTGCAGCCCCCCGTCCCCCACTGGGTCAGGTACCTGGTCCTGGAACGAGCTCCGGTCCTCTTCTGCATCCACAAGAAGCACCGGCTGTGTTCCCGGCTGTCGTCTCAGGCCTCTGACCTCGAGCCCTACAAGGACTCCAGCTATGGGACCGGTAAGGTTCAGGTTAGAGCAGTAAAACAGTCTCTGAGAGGGGGTTTAGTCTCACTGTAGCAGATTTATGAatataaatatgatttaatgTGGAGTTATGAGTAAAAACTAATAATATAACACtttattattgtgtttataAGCTTAATTATTAGCTTAATGGTGGAAAATTCATTGATTTTACAGGTGGAGGTACTTTAAAGATCTGACAAATATACAagatttaaatgtaaagttatgaGTAAAAACTCATATGACAGTTGAAATGATCTAAAATTAAGAATAGATTCTTGCCATTTGAAACCAAATCACTTGTTTTACTACAGTAAGATGCTTTTCTCCATAAAATTATGTGTTAAAAACAACTAATAATGGTTCTTTTTGCAGTATTCAGTCCAATGATTTGCATTCTAACATATTTCAACCATATTTAgaagtaatttcattgtttttaaactttcattaaacactaaaaagcccaaaaaagggcacattatgtaaaaataaagctcaaaaaatgcattttaatgggAAATTACTTTAactctttgttttcattgaCCTTATGGTAGTTTTTAGCCACTAAGCTGccaaaatattgtttgttttaagcATTGttacatgtatatttttaaGAGGTATATTTATcagtaattttattgtttttacaattATTTCTATgacattgttattttaaaaaatgtttttaagttcAGTTTTTGGTGACCCAGCTGCCAgaatattataattttgttcttttttttttttttttttttttttttacagcattgtaTATTTGTCATAAAGTTTTGTTGGACACTGGAAATATACTTAATATAAaagatatttaaatgtattattatttattaatgctGTCTTCCTTTTCTGCATGATCATTAACATTATTACAGCATTATTCAACCATATTAATAGGAAATTTCATAGTTTTTTAGCAGCAGTACCGCTTTGAGCTCTGCAGTATTAATAATGATGACAGTCAGCAGTATTTTGccaaaatatcttgtttttggatGAAGCTGGTATTTTTAACCAGGTGCAGTTTTATACTAAGCTAATCACATCCTGGATTCACAGAGTTCAAATTAATGGAATTCTAATCATCTGTCTTTGCATATTTGCAAAAATTCCCAAATATTTCCCACCAAACTAAGACTTTCTCCACTGAGAAACCACAGAAACCCATTTGTCATCCCGTTGTGCAGCCCAGTGCTCGCTCCACCACACCTGTGAACTGGGCCGGCGGCTCAGCCAGCAGGACCACCGGGAGGCCGGGCTGCTCGGCCTCCACCGGCCCCCCTCCAGGGACCCCGGCCCGCCCGTCATGGACAACATCCTGCAGGAGGTGACAGCCATACGCCACTTCCTGGAGAAGAGGGACCGGTGTCGGGAGGTGGCCAAGGAGTGGCTCCAGGTGGGCTACGTGCTGGACGTGCTGCTCTTCAGGGTCTACCTGGTGGCCATGGTGGCCTACAGCATCACGCTGGGCACGCTGTGGTCCATCTGGCAGGTGGCCTGAGCTCCGCCTCTGGACGGCTGTGGACTCAAACACAGCAGGTGAAGCTAGAAACAGCCCAGAGTTAGTGGCTAGCAGCGCCGTGGAGCTCACAGGGAGGCACCTCCACAGTAAACGCTTCCTGTAGATTAGCAGATTCACAGGTTCAGAGACCACATTTGATTAATTAGCTTCCAAATTCAGTGAAATTAAAGTCAGCTGATGCTTTTTAGGGATGCAACACTTTAAATGCAGCAACATGAAGGATTAGAAAGGATGGCAGTACCGGGAAGATACACAATAAAACTCAAATCGAGTTTAAAAACTTGATCACATTATTCAAACCTTAGCAAAAAGTACATAAATGTGTGTGACAAACCTGGAAATGTGCAGTAAAGACCATATTTAAaggtaatttcattgtttttatcctttcattaaacattaaaaggccaaaaaaggcacattatgtaaaattaaagctaaaaatctgtattttactcAATGAAAATCACCTGGAAGATACACAATAAAACTCAAATCTAGTTTAAAAACTTGATCTGATTATTCAAACCTTAGCTTAAAGTGCATAAACACATGTGACAAACctgaaaatgtgcagtaaagACCATATTTAGAGgcagtttcattattttcatcctttcattaaacattaaaaggccaaaaaaggcacattatgtaaaattaaagctaaaaatctgtattttaattatggaaaattactCAAATGACACTTGATTTGATTCTAAAATCTACAGTGGATTCTTGCAATTTGAATCCAAACTCCTGCTTTTACAACAGTAAGTTGCTTTTGTTCATGAAATTATGTGGTAAAAACAACGAATAATGGTCCCTTTTGCAGTGTTCAGTCCATTTAAGTGTATTCTAACATATTTCAACCATATTTAGAggtcatttcattgtttttatcctttcaataaacattaaaaggtaaaaagaaaGGCACATTAcgtaaaattaaagctgaaaaactgtattttaattatggaaaattactTGAGATCTTGAGATGGTGGTTTCATTTATCTTCTAGTAGTTTTTGGCCACTGAGCTTCCAGAAtattaatgtttattatttttaaagccTTGCTACATGTATGTTTATTTGCTTAATATGAATTATATCTAAGAGGTAATGaattttctcttcctcctctgcagtATTAATCTTGAATCCtaacatttttacaatattattCAACCATATTTATAgatgatttaattgtttttacacttttattaaacattaaaaaacacattatgtaaaattaaaactaGAAGCTGCATTTTACTCATGGAAAATTGCCGTATTTCAAaggaaatatttaatttttgctgtttaCTACTAATGTAAAAACATCTCTTTAAATATTTGTATGTAATAACTGTACATGGACAAATAAATCAGTaatttatttaatgaaatattaactGTTTTCCATTCTACTGTACATTAAATATTGCATGTAACCTCATTTTAAATGGACAAGCAGTTAAATTGTGGAACAGATTGTGAAAGGGACAcgtgatgtttatttttttgcttctttgtttagtttttattagcATAATTTCATAGAATTCATGGTAATCCTGAAAATTTAGCACTTCATGTAATAGCACATGTCGAATTTTCAGCTTTTGGATTTAATTGAATGGATTTTCATTAACTGTCTTGCTGAGCCAACAAGATATGTAATTACACAAATAATATGTTCAATTGATGTGAAAATATTCAATTATAACCAGttaaaaaacatccacattaattaattaaataaatagaatGTTTACAATAATCaccttgttttttatgtttatgttttaaatgagaaaattaaatgtacaagcacattaatgtaacgtgtTATTATTATGAAATTTTATTTGggcatttatttctgtaatgTTAGTAACTGTAAGAATTAATTTTATTATACAAATTGCTATCaagaattattattaataataaagaaaatactCTGATAAAAC from Amphiprion ocellaris isolate individual 3 ecotype Okinawa chromosome 14, ASM2253959v1, whole genome shotgun sequence encodes the following:
- the htr3a gene encoding 5-hydroxytryptamine receptor 3A — its product is MRPSAAAWTALVLLLLQGASSACTVKKLGSSTGRFANATLVRLSEFLSAGYKKGVRPVKDWRTSTIVAIDLMVYSILNVDEKNQVLTTYVWYRQSWTDEFLVWNPEDFDEVKQVSIPTANVWVPDILINEFVDVGKSPDIPYVYVTHDGLVRNYKPIQVVTACTLNIYNFPFDVQKCSLTFQSWLHTIDDINITLMRSPEELREDKSVFMNQGEWELLHILSNYKIFSVDDDDYYAEMKFHVVIRRRPLFYTVNLLLPSIFLMVMDVMGFYLPPDSGERVSFKITLLLGYSVFLIIVSDTLPATAIGTPLIGVYFVVCMALLVISLTETVLIVRLVHKQDLQPPVPHWVRYLVLERAPVLFCIHKKHRLCSRLSSQASDLEPYKDSSYGTAQCSLHHTCELGRRLSQQDHREAGLLGLHRPPSRDPGPPVMDNILQEVTAIRHFLEKRDRCREVAKEWLQVGYVLDVLLFRVYLVAMVAYSITLGTLWSIWQVA